In a genomic window of Cytobacillus sp. FSL H8-0458:
- a CDS encoding pro-sigmaK processing inhibitor BofA family protein: protein MDPIVVISILGGLILLLLFIGAPVKPVRFIGQGAIKLIIGALLLFFLNAFGNQIGIHVPINLATSAISGFLGIPGLFALVAIQTWII, encoded by the coding sequence TTGGATCCTATCGTAGTGATCTCCATTCTGGGAGGATTAATTTTATTGCTTCTATTTATAGGAGCCCCGGTAAAACCAGTAAGATTCATAGGGCAGGGAGCCATTAAACTGATCATAGGAGCACTCTTATTATTTTTCTTAAATGCATTTGGCAATCAGATTGGCATTCATGTTCCTATAAACCTTGCCACTTCAGCCATTTCCGGATTTCTGGGCATTCCCGGATTGTTTGCTCTTGTTGCTATACAGACATGGATTATTTAA
- a CDS encoding YaaL family protein: MFFRRKKWLRNEFDEKLLEQLNRLKTDWNNQKSLVEKSFDPSPEAISQAKLAEAKYFFLFREAKKRNVKVRM; this comes from the coding sequence ATGTTTTTTCGCAGAAAAAAATGGCTTCGAAACGAGTTTGATGAGAAGCTTCTGGAGCAGCTGAACAGATTGAAAACAGATTGGAACAACCAGAAATCGCTGGTGGAAAAAAGCTTTGATCCCTCCCCGGAGGCAATCAGTCAGGCCAAGCTGGCCGAAGCGAAATACTTTTTTCTATTCAGGGAAGCTAAAAAGAGAAATGTCAAAGTCAGAATGTAA
- the recR gene encoding recombination mediator RecR, with amino-acid sequence MHYPEPISKLIDSFMKLPGIGPKTAARLAFFVLSMKEDTVLDFAKALVNAKRNLSYCSVCGHITDQDPCYICEDQRRDRSVICVVQDPKDVIAMEKMKEYNGLYHVLHGAISPMDGIGPEDINIPDLLKRLQDETVQEIILATNPNIEGEATAMYISRLIKPSGIKATRIAHGLPVGGDLEYADEVTLSKALEGRREV; translated from the coding sequence ATGCATTATCCTGAACCGATATCCAAGCTGATTGACAGCTTTATGAAGTTGCCCGGAATCGGCCCGAAAACGGCTGCGCGTCTGGCGTTTTTTGTTTTAAGCATGAAGGAAGATACTGTGCTGGATTTTGCGAAAGCACTGGTCAATGCGAAAAGAAATTTGTCTTACTGCTCTGTCTGCGGCCATATCACGGACCAGGATCCTTGTTATATTTGTGAGGACCAGAGACGCGACCGGTCGGTCATCTGTGTGGTCCAGGATCCGAAAGACGTGATTGCCATGGAAAAGATGAAGGAATACAACGGGCTGTATCATGTCCTCCATGGAGCGATTTCTCCGATGGATGGGATTGGCCCTGAAGATATCAATATTCCTGATTTACTGAAAAGGCTTCAGGATGAGACGGTCCAGGAGATTATTCTTGCCACCAATCCGAATATTGAAGGGGAAGCAACAGCCATGTACATCTCCCGCCTGATCAAGCCGTCCGGCATAAAAGCTACCCGCATCGCACATGGCCTGCCGGTAGGCGGAGACCTTGAGTATGCGGATGAAGTAACGCTCTCAAAAGCGTTAGAGGGAAGAAGAGAAGTTTAA
- a CDS encoding YbaB/EbfC family nucleoid-associated protein yields the protein MRGGMGNMQNMMKQMQKMQKKMAQAQEELGEKRIEGTAGGGMVTVVVSGHKQVLEVNIKEEVVDPEDIEMLQDLVLAATNDALKKAEDLTNDTMGQFTKGMNLPGMF from the coding sequence ATGCGCGGTGGAATGGGAAATATGCAAAATATGATGAAGCAAATGCAGAAAATGCAAAAGAAGATGGCACAGGCACAGGAAGAGCTTGGCGAAAAAAGAATTGAAGGAACAGCCGGCGGCGGAATGGTGACTGTCGTTGTATCCGGACATAAACAAGTTTTAGAAGTAAATATTAAAGAGGAAGTTGTGGATCCGGAAGATATCGAAATGCTTCAGGACCTTGTCCTGGCGGCAACTAACGATGCACTGAAAAAAGCGGAAGATTTAACAAACGATACGATGGGCCAATTTACTAAAGGAATGAACCTGCCGGGAATGTTTTAA